One window of the Shimwellia blattae DSM 4481 = NBRC 105725 genome contains the following:
- the carA gene encoding glutamine-hydrolyzing carbamoyl-phosphate synthase small subunit yields MIKSALLVLEDGTQFHGRAIGASGFAVGEVVFNTSMTGYQEILTDPSYSRQIVTLTYPHIGNVGTNPADEESSQVHAQGLIIRDLPLIASNFRNTEDLSSYLKRHNIVAIADIDTRKLTRLLREKGAQGGCIIAGDNPDAQLALEKARAFPGLNGMDLAKEVTTAEPYSWQQGSWTLQGDLPEAKTAEELPFHVVAYDFGAKRNILRMLVDRGCRLTVVPAQTSAEEVLKMNPDGIFLSNGPGDPAPCDYAITAIKKFMTTDIPVFGICLGHQLLALASGAKTIKMKFGHHGGNHPVKDIDNNVVMITAQNHGFAVDESTLPDTLRVTHKSLFDGTLQGIHRTDKPAFSFQGHPEASPGPHDAAPLFDHFIDLIQHYRNTAK; encoded by the coding sequence TTGATTAAGTCAGCGCTGTTGGTTCTGGAAGACGGAACCCAATTCCACGGTCGGGCCATAGGGGCATCGGGTTTCGCTGTGGGGGAGGTCGTTTTCAATACTTCAATGACCGGTTATCAAGAAATCCTCACTGATCCCTCCTATTCCCGCCAGATAGTCACTCTCACTTATCCCCATATTGGTAATGTCGGCACTAACCCGGCAGATGAAGAATCTTCTCAGGTCCACGCCCAGGGGCTTATCATTCGCGACCTGCCGCTGATTGCCAGCAACTTCCGCAATACTGAAGATCTCTCGTCTTACCTTAAGCGCCACAATATTGTCGCCATTGCGGATATCGACACCCGTAAGCTGACCCGCTTACTGCGTGAGAAGGGCGCTCAGGGCGGCTGCATTATCGCCGGTGACAATCCGGACGCGCAGCTGGCGCTGGAAAAAGCCCGCGCCTTCCCGGGCCTGAACGGCATGGACCTGGCGAAAGAGGTGACTACGGCGGAGCCCTACTCCTGGCAGCAGGGATCCTGGACTCTGCAGGGTGACCTGCCAGAGGCGAAAACAGCGGAAGAGCTGCCGTTCCACGTGGTGGCGTATGACTTTGGCGCGAAACGCAATATCCTGCGGATGCTGGTGGATCGCGGCTGCCGCCTGACGGTAGTACCGGCGCAGACCAGCGCCGAAGAGGTGCTGAAGATGAATCCGGACGGTATCTTCCTGTCCAACGGCCCCGGCGACCCGGCCCCCTGTGACTACGCCATCACCGCCATTAAGAAATTTATGACCACGGATATTCCGGTATTCGGGATTTGCCTGGGTCACCAGTTACTGGCGCTGGCCAGCGGCGCGAAGACCATCAAAATGAAGTTTGGTCACCACGGCGGTAACCACCCGGTAAAAGATATTGATAACAATGTGGTGATGATTACCGCACAGAACCACGGTTTTGCGGTGGATGAGTCCACGCTGCCGGATACCCTGCGCGTGACCCACAAATCGCTGTTCGACGGCACATTACAGGGCATCCACCGTACGGATAAACCGGCATTCAGCTTCCAGGGTCACCCGGAGGCGAGCCCCGGCCCGCACGACGCCGCACCGCTGTTTGACCACTTTATCGATTTGATTCAGCACTACCGTAACACAGCTAAATAA
- the dapB gene encoding 4-hydroxy-tetrahydrodipicolinate reductase, with the protein MQDGQIRVAIAGAGGRMGRQLIQAALAMDGVVLGAALERPGSTLVGSDAGELAGVGHCGVPVSSDPDAVADDFDVFIDFTRPEGTLNHLSWCVAHQKAMVIGTTGFDEAGKQAIRRAAEQIAIVFAANFSVGVNVMLKLLEKAARVMGGYTDIEIIEAHHRHKVDAPSGTALAMGEAIASALDKDLSSCAVYSREGHTGERVPGTIGFATVRAGDIVGEHTAMFADIGERVEISHKASSRMTFANGAVKSALWLKSKKNGLFDMRDVLNLHDL; encoded by the coding sequence ATGCAAGATGGACAGATCCGCGTGGCGATCGCGGGGGCAGGCGGGCGCATGGGGCGCCAGTTAATCCAGGCCGCGCTGGCGATGGATGGGGTGGTTCTTGGCGCCGCGCTGGAGCGTCCGGGCTCAACCCTGGTGGGGAGCGACGCCGGGGAACTGGCCGGTGTGGGCCATTGTGGCGTGCCGGTCAGCAGCGATCCGGACGCCGTGGCGGATGATTTTGATGTGTTCATCGATTTTACCCGCCCGGAAGGCACCCTTAACCACTTATCCTGGTGCGTGGCGCATCAAAAAGCCATGGTGATTGGCACCACCGGGTTTGATGAGGCCGGGAAACAGGCCATCCGCCGGGCAGCAGAGCAGATTGCCATTGTCTTTGCGGCAAATTTTAGTGTTGGCGTCAATGTGATGCTCAAACTGCTGGAAAAGGCCGCCCGGGTGATGGGGGGCTATACCGATATTGAAATTATCGAGGCGCACCACCGCCATAAAGTGGATGCGCCCTCAGGCACGGCGCTGGCGATGGGGGAAGCCATAGCCAGCGCGCTGGATAAAGACCTCAGTAGCTGTGCGGTCTACAGCCGGGAAGGGCATACCGGCGAACGTGTTCCGGGAACCATTGGTTTTGCCACGGTTCGTGCCGGGGATATCGTAGGCGAGCATACCGCCATGTTTGCGGATATCGGCGAACGCGTGGAGATCTCTCATAAGGCATCCAGCCGCATGACATTTGCCAATGGTGCAGTAAAATCAGCTTTGTGGCTTAAATCAAAGAAAAATGGTCTTTTTGATATGCGTGATGTGCTTAATCTGCATGATTTGTAG
- a CDS encoding FadR/GntR family transcriptional regulator gives MKVTQGSVSESITRHLAGRILHGQLAPGLSLPGENELAAEYAASRTSVRNALQTLAAKGLVSIQAKKRSTVAPREQWNLLDIDVLGWLSAGQLDYALVEQLMVTRLIFEPNIATLAALHANAGDLAEMEQALLLMRAGQENHRRAQFESGDIAFHHALLQATHNPFLVSLGNALSAAMALSFRRTAEQDLSQTREAVDEHYRLFEAVRFQQPEQARQHMRTILLNAARKHIWQTPPGILRHIL, from the coding sequence ATGAAAGTTACCCAGGGCTCAGTTTCAGAATCGATCACCCGCCACCTTGCAGGGCGTATTCTGCACGGGCAGCTGGCACCGGGATTATCACTGCCCGGTGAGAACGAACTGGCAGCGGAGTATGCCGCGTCCCGTACCTCGGTACGCAATGCCCTGCAAACTCTGGCAGCCAAAGGGCTGGTGTCGATTCAGGCCAAAAAGCGCAGCACCGTGGCCCCGCGCGAGCAGTGGAATTTGCTGGATATCGATGTGCTGGGCTGGCTCTCCGCCGGGCAACTGGACTACGCGCTGGTTGAACAACTGATGGTCACCCGCCTGATATTCGAGCCCAATATCGCCACCCTGGCGGCGCTGCACGCCAATGCCGGGGATCTGGCGGAAATGGAGCAGGCCCTGCTGCTGATGCGCGCCGGGCAGGAAAACCACCGCCGCGCCCAGTTTGAAAGCGGTGATATCGCCTTCCACCATGCGCTGTTGCAGGCCACTCACAACCCGTTCCTCGTCTCACTGGGTAATGCGCTTTCGGCCGCGATGGCGCTCTCTTTTCGCCGCACAGCAGAGCAGGACCTCAGCCAGACCAGAGAAGCGGTAGATGAGCACTATCGCCTGTTTGAAGCGGTACGCTTTCAGCAACCCGAGCAGGCCCGCCAGCATATGCGCACCATCTTGCTCAATGCCGCGCGCAAGCATATCTGGCAAACGCCCCCCGGGATACTCCGGCACATTCTCTGA
- a CDS encoding MFS transporter encodes MESSSAVSGDQVYRKVTRRLIPFLIICYFFAYLDRVNVGFAKLYMQDALSFSDTVYGLGAGVFFIGYFIFELPSNLLLQRYGPRFWIARIMASWAILSALMMFVTTPTQFYVLRFLLGVAEAGFFPGIVFYLTFWFPSWRAARTLGLFILVTPLSTIIGSPLSGLILKLFDGVWHLHNWQWLFLIEAIPSLLLAGVVLRYLDNDVKSARWLSDAEKQVIIDDLALDEARRQQAAHGKVTSGVRDMLANGYVWLLAVVFFSFNIGYYGINFWLPSIIKSSGVTDDLNIGLLAALPYVFGAIFMVLNSRHSDTTQERRWHIAIPAVIGCVGLALSAWSSGSTFWMMAWICLAMSGTLALIPTYISLPGAMLSGTAAAAGIALVNSVGNLAGFFGPTVLGWLNDTTGRIDTGLYILAGFLLLCAPLILMLPARLANPAPHNAPAPQSDSLPAAQSRPSHQE; translated from the coding sequence ATGGAATCATCATCTGCCGTATCCGGGGATCAGGTCTATCGCAAGGTAACCCGACGGCTGATCCCGTTTTTGATCATCTGCTATTTCTTCGCCTATCTCGATCGGGTGAATGTCGGTTTTGCCAAACTCTATATGCAGGATGCCCTGAGCTTCAGCGACACGGTCTACGGGCTGGGCGCCGGGGTTTTCTTTATCGGGTATTTTATTTTTGAGCTGCCCAGTAACTTATTACTCCAGCGTTACGGGCCGCGCTTCTGGATAGCCCGAATCATGGCGTCATGGGCTATCCTTTCCGCCCTGATGATGTTTGTGACCACCCCGACCCAGTTTTATGTGCTGCGCTTTCTGCTCGGGGTGGCTGAAGCCGGTTTCTTCCCGGGGATCGTCTTTTATCTGACGTTCTGGTTCCCCTCCTGGCGCGCCGCCCGCACCCTCGGGCTGTTTATTCTGGTGACGCCGCTTTCCACTATCATCGGCAGCCCCCTTTCCGGCCTTATCCTGAAGCTGTTTGACGGGGTATGGCACCTGCACAACTGGCAGTGGCTGTTTTTAATCGAAGCTATCCCTTCCCTGCTGCTGGCGGGTGTCGTGCTGCGTTATCTGGATAACGATGTGAAATCCGCCCGCTGGCTGAGCGATGCGGAAAAGCAGGTGATCATCGATGATCTTGCCCTGGACGAAGCCCGGCGCCAGCAGGCCGCCCACGGTAAAGTCACCTCCGGGGTGCGGGATATGCTGGCAAACGGCTACGTCTGGCTGCTGGCGGTGGTCTTTTTCAGTTTTAACATCGGTTATTACGGCATCAATTTCTGGCTGCCTTCAATTATTAAAAGCTCCGGGGTCACAGACGATCTGAACATCGGCCTGCTGGCTGCCCTGCCTTATGTCTTCGGCGCCATTTTTATGGTGCTTAACAGCCGCCATTCCGATACCACCCAGGAGCGACGCTGGCATATTGCTATCCCGGCGGTGATTGGCTGCGTGGGCCTGGCGCTGAGCGCCTGGAGCAGCGGCTCCACCTTCTGGATGATGGCGTGGATTTGCCTGGCGATGTCCGGCACCCTGGCGCTTATCCCCACCTATATCAGCCTGCCCGGGGCCATGCTCTCCGGCACCGCCGCCGCTGCCGGTATTGCTCTGGTCAATTCCGTGGGCAACCTGGCCGGGTTCTTCGGCCCCACGGTACTGGGCTGGCTGAATGACACCACCGGGCGCATAGACACCGGGCTGTATATCCTTGCCGGTTTCCTGCTGCTGTGCGCACCGCTGATCCTGATGTTACCGGCCAGGCTGGCAAACCCGGCACCCCACAATGCGCCGGCGCCGCAGTCTGACTCTCTCCCTGCGGCACAAAGCCGCCCCAGCCACCAGGAGTAG
- the ilvD gene encoding dihydroxy-acid dehydratase: MSGCKGCTQCGSHFSPVLTGDDGALKRALYKSMGHTDEQLRQPVIAVVNSYTNATAGHVNLNELTAQVLAGIEEAGGVGMVFGTIAPCDGIAEGHLGMRYILAAREVITASIEVMMRAHRFDGMVLLGSCDKIVPAMLMAAARLDVPAIMVNGGPMYPASYRGKHWDGNIVTEAIGWKTRGEISEEEFAHIENIAEPGPGSCTMYGTANTMCCLAEVLGMSLPGSSTLPAISPERRQAAKESGKQAVQLVNQGVNARQIITPQAIHNAMVFLLATGGSTNAILHLQAIHYEAELGHLPLSAFDELSHQVPLVAALYPASEHDMIDFWESGGVPAVEHEIQSLLHHEALTVAGKTKGELLAAGHASPRPEVIHTLAAPVRNEPGVAVLHGNLAPLGAIVKPAAVPEALLCFSGPAVVFNSEQDAIDSIMSGTIAPGSVLVLRYEGPSGGPGMPEMYKPMKSLEGMGLSDSCALITDGRFSGSNRGLFVGHISPEAVEGGELGLVEDGDQITIDIPARILELNVSPDELARRRSQWQPVHKSVPRGFLQLYRRWALPAAQGAVLTAEEQPHDPTL; encoded by the coding sequence ATGAGTGGATGTAAAGGCTGTACCCAGTGCGGATCCCACTTCAGCCCGGTATTAACCGGTGACGACGGCGCACTGAAACGTGCCCTGTATAAATCCATGGGCCATACGGATGAGCAACTGCGCCAGCCCGTAATTGCAGTGGTCAACAGCTACACCAACGCCACGGCGGGCCACGTTAACTTAAACGAGCTGACCGCCCAGGTGCTGGCAGGTATTGAAGAGGCAGGCGGGGTCGGCATGGTGTTTGGCACTATTGCCCCCTGCGACGGCATTGCCGAGGGGCACCTGGGCATGCGCTATATTCTCGCGGCCCGGGAGGTGATCACCGCCTCTATTGAGGTGATGATGCGCGCCCACCGTTTTGACGGCATGGTGCTGCTGGGCTCCTGCGACAAGATAGTGCCCGCCATGCTGATGGCGGCCGCCCGGCTGGATGTGCCCGCGATCATGGTCAATGGCGGGCCCATGTACCCGGCCAGCTACCGGGGAAAACACTGGGACGGCAATATCGTCACCGAAGCCATTGGCTGGAAAACCCGCGGTGAGATAAGCGAAGAAGAGTTCGCCCATATTGAAAATATCGCCGAGCCCGGCCCCGGCTCCTGCACCATGTACGGCACCGCCAACACCATGTGCTGCCTGGCCGAAGTGCTGGGGATGAGCTTACCGGGCAGCAGTACGCTCCCGGCTATCTCCCCGGAGCGCCGCCAGGCCGCGAAGGAGAGCGGGAAACAGGCCGTACAGCTGGTTAATCAGGGGGTTAACGCCCGCCAGATAATCACCCCGCAGGCTATCCACAACGCCATGGTCTTTCTGCTGGCGACCGGCGGTTCAACCAACGCCATTTTACATTTACAGGCCATCCACTATGAGGCGGAGCTGGGCCACTTACCGCTTTCGGCTTTTGATGAGCTCAGCCACCAGGTACCACTGGTCGCGGCGCTGTACCCCGCCTCAGAGCACGACATGATCGACTTCTGGGAGTCTGGCGGTGTTCCGGCAGTAGAGCACGAGATCCAGTCGCTCCTGCATCATGAGGCGCTCACGGTGGCGGGGAAAACCAAAGGCGAACTGCTGGCAGCAGGCCATGCCAGCCCGCGCCCGGAGGTGATCCACACCCTGGCAGCCCCGGTGCGCAACGAGCCCGGCGTCGCGGTGCTGCACGGTAACCTGGCGCCACTGGGGGCCATTGTGAAGCCTGCGGCCGTGCCGGAGGCGTTGCTCTGTTTTAGCGGGCCTGCGGTGGTGTTTAACAGCGAGCAGGACGCCATTGATTCGATAATGTCCGGCACCATAGCCCCCGGCAGTGTGCTGGTGCTGCGCTATGAAGGCCCCTCCGGCGGGCCGGGGATGCCGGAAATGTATAAACCGATGAAGTCACTGGAGGGGATGGGGCTGTCTGACAGCTGCGCACTGATCACCGACGGGCGCTTCTCCGGCTCTAACCGGGGCCTGTTTGTGGGCCATATCTCCCCGGAAGCGGTAGAAGGCGGGGAGCTGGGGCTGGTGGAAGATGGCGACCAGATAACGATTGATATCCCGGCCCGGATCCTTGAGCTGAACGTCTCCCCCGACGAGCTGGCCCGCCGCCGTAGCCAGTGGCAGCCGGTGCACAAAAGCGTCCCGCGCGGCTTTTTGCAGCTTTACCGCCGCTGGGCACTGCCTGCCGCTCAGGGGGCCGTATTAACCGCAGAGGAGCAACCCCATGACCCGACGTTATAA
- a CDS encoding dihydrodipicolinate synthase family protein — MTRRYNACHIAGVNPIAALPFTTSGDIDQISMVQLLEHLAGTGVQGLTLFGIASEFPKLSDPERARLAQLFVSTLSGADVYRVLSVTEHCTELAVQRAREYARLGADALMLLPPFFLHPSQEAIAAHITAVLEAVDIPVLVQYAPGETGIPLPAQQLADVAGRYPHAVFKIENTSPVEYTREFLALAPDAGVMNGYAGIFMPDMLTAGGKGVMPGCSFSEVYVAIYRLWVAGETTQARQLHQRLLPFIRPWMSHCEYIIQVEKTILYRRGIIASDYCRRPGWALSDDDHQQIAHLMETFDLAPAR; from the coding sequence ATGACCCGACGTTATAACGCCTGCCATATTGCCGGGGTGAACCCGATAGCCGCCCTGCCCTTTACCACCAGTGGCGATATCGATCAAATCAGCATGGTGCAGCTCCTGGAGCACCTTGCCGGTACCGGAGTACAGGGGCTGACACTGTTCGGCATTGCCAGTGAGTTCCCGAAACTCAGCGATCCGGAGCGCGCCCGGCTGGCTCAGTTGTTTGTCAGCACGTTATCCGGTGCTGATGTATACAGGGTATTATCGGTCACTGAGCACTGTACCGAGCTGGCGGTACAACGCGCCAGAGAGTACGCCCGGCTGGGTGCCGATGCGCTGATGCTGCTACCGCCCTTTTTCCTGCACCCCTCTCAGGAGGCCATTGCCGCCCATATTACCGCCGTGCTGGAGGCGGTAGATATTCCGGTCCTGGTGCAGTACGCCCCCGGGGAGACCGGTATCCCCCTGCCCGCACAGCAGCTGGCGGATGTTGCCGGGCGCTACCCCCATGCGGTGTTTAAAATTGAGAACACCTCCCCGGTGGAGTACACCCGGGAATTTCTGGCCCTGGCACCGGACGCGGGCGTCATGAATGGCTATGCGGGGATTTTTATGCCGGATATGCTTACAGCCGGGGGCAAGGGCGTGATGCCGGGCTGTTCATTCAGTGAAGTGTACGTGGCGATTTACCGCCTCTGGGTGGCGGGCGAAACCACACAAGCCCGCCAGCTGCACCAGCGGCTGCTACCGTTTATCCGCCCGTGGATGAGCCACTGTGAGTATATTATTCAGGTGGAAAAAACCATTCTGTACCGGCGGGGGATCATCGCCAGCGACTACTGCCGCCGCCCTGGCTGGGCGCTCAGCGACGACGATCACCAGCAGATTGCGCACTTAATGGAGACGTTTGACCTGGCACCCGCCCGGTAA
- the ispH gene encoding 4-hydroxy-3-methylbut-2-enyl diphosphate reductase, with translation MQILLANPRGFCAGVDRAISIVENALTLFGAPIYVRHEVVHNRYVVDTLRQRGAIFIEEISDVPDGAILIFSAHGVSQAVRNEAKNRELTVFDATCPLVTKVHMEVARASRRGEEAILIGHAGHPEVEGTMGQYSNPQGGMYLVESPEDVRTLTVKDPSRLSFMTQTTLSVDDTSEVIDALRQSFPEIIGPRKDDICYATTNRQEAVRDLAARADVVLVVGSKNSSNSNRLAELARRQGKVAYLIDDATDIQPEWVSGIACVGVTAGASAPDILVQNVIRRLQQLGGGEAVSLEGREENIVFEVPKELRLDIQQVE, from the coding sequence ATGCAGATCCTGCTGGCTAACCCGCGCGGTTTCTGCGCCGGGGTTGATCGCGCCATCAGCATTGTTGAAAACGCGCTGACACTGTTCGGCGCGCCAATTTATGTGCGCCATGAAGTGGTGCATAACCGCTATGTGGTGGACACCCTGCGCCAGCGCGGGGCGATTTTTATTGAGGAGATAAGCGACGTGCCGGACGGCGCTATCCTTATCTTCTCTGCCCACGGGGTCTCCCAGGCGGTACGTAACGAGGCGAAAAACCGCGAACTGACGGTATTTGATGCCACCTGCCCGCTGGTCACCAAAGTGCATATGGAAGTGGCCCGCGCCAGCCGCCGGGGTGAAGAGGCGATTCTGATAGGCCATGCGGGCCATCCGGAAGTGGAAGGCACCATGGGCCAGTACAGTAACCCGCAAGGGGGCATGTATCTGGTGGAGTCGCCGGAAGATGTCCGCACGCTGACGGTTAAAGATCCTTCCCGGCTCTCCTTCATGACCCAGACCACCCTGTCGGTGGACGATACCTCTGAGGTGATTGACGCCCTGCGCCAGAGCTTCCCGGAGATTATCGGCCCCCGTAAAGACGATATCTGCTATGCCACCACCAACCGCCAGGAAGCGGTGCGCGATCTGGCGGCCCGGGCAGATGTGGTGCTGGTGGTCGGCTCGAAGAACTCCTCAAACTCTAACCGGCTGGCAGAGCTGGCACGCCGCCAGGGCAAGGTCGCGTACCTGATTGATGACGCGACAGATATCCAGCCGGAGTGGGTCTCAGGCATTGCGTGTGTCGGGGTTACCGCAGGGGCTTCGGCACCGGATATTCTGGTCCAGAACGTGATTCGCCGCCTGCAACAGCTGGGCGGCGGTGAGGCCGTCTCTCTGGAAGGCCGCGAAGAAAATATCGTCTTTGAAGTGCCGAAAGAGCTGCGTCTCGACATTCAGCAGGTTGAGTGA
- the fkpB gene encoding FKBP-type peptidyl-prolyl cis-trans isomerase, translating into MAESVQSNSAVLVHFTLKLDDGSTAESTRDNGKPALFRLGDTSLSEGLEQHLLGLKAGDKTTFSLPPESAFGVVSPDLIQYFSRRDFIDAGEPEVGAIMLFTAMDGSEMPGVIREVNGDSITVDFNHLLAGQTVHFDVEVLEVDPVLEAPDADPAG; encoded by the coding sequence ATGGCTGAGTCTGTACAGAGCAACAGCGCGGTGCTGGTGCATTTCACGCTGAAACTCGACGACGGTTCAACCGCAGAGTCGACCCGCGACAACGGCAAACCGGCACTGTTTCGCCTTGGCGATACCAGCCTGTCTGAAGGGCTGGAGCAGCATCTGCTGGGGCTGAAGGCCGGGGATAAGACCACCTTCTCGCTGCCGCCGGAGTCCGCTTTCGGGGTTGTGAGCCCGGATCTGATTCAGTATTTCTCGCGGCGCGATTTTATCGACGCGGGGGAGCCTGAGGTGGGCGCGATTATGTTGTTTACGGCTATGGACGGCAGTGAGATGCCCGGCGTGATTCGTGAGGTCAATGGTGATTCCATCACCGTGGACTTTAACCATCTGCTGGCCGGGCAAACCGTTCATTTTGACGTAGAAGTGCTGGAAGTGGATCCGGTACTGGAGGCTCCCGATGCAGATCCTGCTGGCTAA
- the lspA gene encoding signal peptidase II, producing MSKPILSTGLRWLWLALLVLVVDLGFKQWIMDNFVLYETRPLIPFFNLHYAHNPGAAFSFLAGQDGWQRWFFAGIAIGIALVLLVLLYRTSARQKLNNIAYSLIIGGALGNLFDRMVHGFVVDMIDFYVGDWHFPTFNIADMGICIGAALIVLEGFFVSSGKSNDKDNKKVTNG from the coding sequence ATGAGTAAACCGATTCTTTCAACAGGTCTGCGCTGGCTGTGGCTGGCGCTTCTGGTACTGGTCGTGGATCTGGGTTTCAAACAGTGGATTATGGATAATTTTGTGCTGTATGAAACCCGGCCGCTGATCCCGTTCTTTAACCTGCATTATGCCCATAATCCGGGGGCGGCGTTCAGCTTCCTGGCCGGGCAGGATGGCTGGCAGCGCTGGTTCTTTGCCGGTATTGCCATCGGCATTGCTCTGGTGCTTCTGGTGCTGCTTTACCGCACCAGCGCCCGCCAGAAGCTCAATAACATTGCCTACTCGCTGATTATCGGCGGGGCGCTGGGCAATTTATTTGATCGCATGGTGCACGGTTTTGTGGTGGATATGATCGACTTTTACGTCGGTGACTGGCACTTCCCGACCTTCAACATCGCCGATATGGGGATCTGTATTGGCGCGGCGCTGATCGTGCTGGAGGGTTTTTTTGTCTCCTCCGGTAAATCCAACGACAAAGACAACAAAAAGGTGACCAATGGCTGA